TTGTAGGGAGTTcacttgttaatttttattgtaaagtGGGTTGCGTTTTCGAGGCTCGTAAATTGTTTGATAGAATGCCTGAGAGGAATTTGGTATCGTGGACTACGATGATTTCTGGGTATGCGAGTAAACAGATGGCCAAGGAGGCTTTGGGTGTTTTTGGATTGATGAGGTTAGTAGAGGGAAATTTGAACGAGTTTGTGTTTACTAGCGTGCTTAGCGCCTTGGTATGTCCAGAATTTGTTGATAGTGGAAAGCAGGTGCATTGTGTTGTGGTTAAAAATGGGGTGTTGGAATTTGTTTCGGTGCTGAATGCGCTTGTTACTATGTATGCTAAATGtggaaatttaaattattctctTATGCTATTTGAGATGTGCAGTGATAAGAATGCTATAACGTGGTCCGCATTGATCACTGGCTATTCTCAAGCTGGGGATTCTCATAAGGCCTTGAAGTTGTTCTCAAAAATGCATTATGCTGGGTTTGTACCTAGTGAGTTTACCCTTGTTGGGGTTCTTAAAGCTTGCAGTGATGTTGCTGCCATTGAAGAAGGAAAGCAAACGCATGGCTATTTATTGAAGTCAGGATATGAGACTCAAATCTATACAGCGACAGCTTTGGTTGATATGTATGCAAAGTTTGGTTTTACTGGAGATGCTCGGAAAGGGTTTGATTTTTTGCTAGAACCCGATCTTGTTCTTTGGACATCCATCATAGCGGGTTATGTACAAAATGGGAAAAATGAAGAGGCTCTAAGCATGTATGGTAGAATGCAGATGCGCAAGATTTTGCCAAATGAGCTAACCATGGCCAGTGTCTTGAAAGCATGTTCTAACCTCGCTGCTTTAGAACAAGGAAAGCAAATTCATGCCCGTACCATTAAGTATGGATTGGGTCCAGAACTTTCAATCAGAAGTGCTCTTTCAACTATGTATGCAAAATGTGGGAGTCTAGAAGAGGGAGTCCTCATCTTTAGAAGGATGCTGCAGAGAGACATCGTCTCATGGAATGCAATGATATCAGGACTATCCCAAAATGGGCATGGTAGAGAAGCTCTAGAACTCTTTGAGGAGATGCGTCTAGAGGGCACAAAGCCAGACCATATCACATTTGTGACAGTGCTCTCTGCTTGTAGCCACATGGGAATTGTGAAGAGAGGTTGGGCATATTTCAACATGATGTTTGATGAATTTGGTTTAGTTCCAAGAGTAGAGCATTATGCCTGCATGGTTGATGTCCTGAGTCGTGCAGGGAAGCTCAATGAAGCTAAAGAATTTATTGAATCAGCTATCATAGATCATGGTATGTGCTTATGGAGAATTTTACTGCCTGCCTGCCGAAACCACTGTAATTATGAATTGGGAGCCTATGCTGGTGAAAAATTAATGGAGTTGGGCTCACGAGAATCATCGGCTTATGTTTTATTGTCGAGTATCTATACTGCCATGGGCAGGTTAGCAGATGTGGTACGGGTCAGGAGGATGATGAAAGTTCGAGGAGTGAGGAAGGAAACTGGGTGTAGCTGGATTGAGCTCAAGAGTCATGTTCACGTATTTGTTGTGGGAGATCAGATACATCCACAGATCGAAGAGATACAAGGGGCAATATGGAGATTAAGAAAACACATGAAGGATGATGGTTACCGACCTGGTCATGAATCAGCTTCTGTGTCTGTGTGATGTTCGTATGACATAAGGATAATATGCTCCATTCTTTGGCCAACTTTGATGGCATTCTCAGCCTACACAGCAGAAAAGGATGATTCATGTTGCCAACTCCAACCATTTCAGACTTGAGGCTTAGTTAAGGTAAGTCCTCTTTCTTATACCTGATAAATTCAATTTATCTCACTTCTCGTTTCTAATGACCAGACATCTGATCGGAGATTGGTTCGTAGGTGCTCAGCTGGCAGAGCTGGAAACATGCAATGTGCGTGGCCGCAGTGGCCAGATAAGCTGTATTTGTGAAGTGATGCCCCATTGCACCCTTTGTTGGCTGCGAGTTCTGAACAGTTTGCTTTCAGGGAGGATGGATGCGCGGGCCAGTGTAGTACATGTTGTACAGCTGCTGCATGCTAGGACCTTCTGAATCCTTACAAAGTTGTTCTACTTGCTGTTTGTTAAAATCAGCAGTCTCtaagaaaattgttttattgATGTGTATGAATAAaacagcattttttttttcatttccagaTTACCACCACCATCGAAATTAGAGTTATACTAGTAACCTTAATTGTTGTGGTCGTGTAGTAAATAGCAAGTAgtcatttagttttattttcctAATCTTAGAgttcttgttgatgatgatgaaagtgTAAATAGAGAGAATCAGGAAGGTAGTGAGGACCCATGATTGTTAGTCCTAAGAGGCAAGATAGTGATATGGGAAAGGAACCCTGGAAGTTGTGGAGTGATGCTGTCTGATGTTAGAGTCCCTTGGGGACTCTGGCTGCAGCAACCCAAGAGATAAGCTGCCATTGAAATATGATCATGcgtttatttgtgattttgttcCTTGAGCTCTTACCTTCTTGTTAGAGGTGAAAAGAGTTGCTTCACACCTTTCAATTGCAGGTAATGTTCTCcgctcgtttttttttttggtttgatctGATGTTCTGTTTCGAGTAGGAAATTTGTATGGCATGATTTACAAGTGACTAGCTATTAAACGAGAGTTCATATACAATTCATCAAATGTAGCGATATAGCGCAAGGTTTTGGATGAATCATGTAATCTACATGAATGATCAGTCACATAATCTACGTTTTTTAGTtgctaatttagttttttactctattaatatatttttgtcattaGGAAATCCAACATCAATTCTTAGATTTAGCAGTATAATTCATGCATGAGTTTGgaatttggattttaaaaatgaatatggGAAACAAcgaacaaactaattaaaaagagGGACTTAACACTATACAGATCGCTTCTTATTAATTTACAATCTGCTTTTTTAcccattttagtattttattttagatcatatttcattaagtttttatattattcaaaatactaattcaatatatatatatatatatatatatatcacaataaattttcattttttaatttaatatttaagagTATTCTTGAACTTAACTAAATTTGactttgaatttatattttttaaacaatacctaaaacaatattaatttacatattgtttaaataattataatttaagttgATTGTTCAAGAGTAAATCCCTTCAATCATAATCTAGGCATTGTGTACGTGGATTTCttaattatatagttttatttaacattctgatcaaattatattttttaaaaattttaaaatataaattattttttttatattggttttataaattaaaataaatttttaaaataaaaaatatttaaaaaacaatttataccaTACTTTATACcatattctcaaaaacaaaatctctatATTATACAACTGGAACTATACTTTCATCACTTTCCAAAAGTTTCCCAAATGTTTCCACATTTAGACacgtttttatattttccacCCCCAAACTTTTCGTTTCTTTCCCTCATCCACAACAGATTCATTTCCTTCCCCTTCcatcccctctctctctagCGCGCCAAAATCTCTCTCAGAAAAACAAATCCTGAACAAACCCTAACCCTAG
This window of the Populus trichocarpa isolate Nisqually-1 chromosome 13, P.trichocarpa_v4.1, whole genome shotgun sequence genome carries:
- the LOC7478890 gene encoding pentatricopeptide repeat-containing protein At2g33680; this encodes MPHPPQNRSFYNLLIQYADQKSLKKGQILHAHIIKIPYLSSCNYLANNLIKFYAKCGHLHGAKLVFENLKHKNVVSYNCLIHGLSHNGSKGSNFVLELFRRMIANNILPDAHTFPGVFTAAALNLGCNFDARQVHVLGIKTASIDDVFVGSSLVNFYCKVGCVFEARKLFDRMPERNLVSWTTMISGYASKQMAKEALGVFGLMRLVEGNLNEFVFTSVLSALVCPEFVDSGKQVHCVVVKNGVLEFVSVLNALVTMYAKCGNLNYSLMLFEMCSDKNAITWSALITGYSQAGDSHKALKLFSKMHYAGFVPSEFTLVGVLKACSDVAAIEEGKQTHGYLLKSGYETQIYTATALVDMYAKFGFTGDARKGFDFLLEPDLVLWTSIIAGYVQNGKNEEALSMYGRMQMRKILPNELTMASVLKACSNLAALEQGKQIHARTIKYGLGPELSIRSALSTMYAKCGSLEEGVLIFRRMLQRDIVSWNAMISGLSQNGHGREALELFEEMRLEGTKPDHITFVTVLSACSHMGIVKRGWAYFNMMFDEFGLVPRVEHYACMVDVLSRAGKLNEAKEFIESAIIDHGMCLWRILLPACRNHCNYELGAYAGEKLMELGSRESSAYVLLSSIYTAMGRLADVVRVRRMMKVRGVRKETGCSWIELKSHVHVFVVGDQIHPQIEEIQGAIWRLRKHMKDDGYRPGHESASVSV